The following is a genomic window from Gallus gallus isolate bGalGal1 chromosome 14, bGalGal1.mat.broiler.GRCg7b, whole genome shotgun sequence.
GTTGCACCCAATAATTGTAAATTGATCttatgtgtatatttttaagaaactgctggttttaatataaaagtgttttaaaaaaaaaaattgtttaacCTCTCCAGTAAAACAGCCTGGTCACCCTAgttctatttttgcttttttttttttttcaacacttCTATGAAAAACATTGCCAAGCAGCTGTGGTGCAATGAGTGTTAGGGATGGATGcttatgtgtgtgtatatatatatataagtaggAGTCACTGAATTGTACTTTGTCAtcacccattttttttcctgctgttttatGACTTGACCTGTTCAGCTGAGGCTCTAAGTACAGCAGGACTAAGTTACTGAGTTTTAAGCAGTTCAGAAAGAAATAGTGCCTCTCCGTGCCTACATGGTTTCTTGCTTCTATCACTGAAAAGAAtcaccaacattttttttcctttgcatgaCACTTATAACACATATGTAGTATTAACTGGACTTTTCttgttatgtatttttaaagatagtTACAGTAAagcttgggggaaaaaaaaaatccactataTTTGTGCTGATTTCAACACttttgaataattttaaatttcctAGGGTAGGAAATAtacagataaaatgaaaatatatggTTTATTTACACTACAGGACAAGTTCATAGTGTCCAGGAGTACTTAAGGCACAATTTAAGTTAAGCTTTGGATACATCAAAAGCTAGTGCGCAGATCTTCCTCCCTGCCCTCAAATGATCTAGTGTAGTTGCTTTGCAAGTTTTCAAAGCCTACTGTGGAAACAAGATCTTTTGGAAAGTTTGCTCTGCAACAAGGTATCTGATTTTGGAGAAAATCTTTCAATCCCTACAGAGCTAGATACAGAAGTACTATAactttgtttgttccttttttccaAAGGGTGTCAATTTAATGGCGATAATGGTGGCAGGATTAACTGtgatctgaaatgttttttttttaatactaatgTCACCCTCATTTGACTTTCAGCATCTAAATCCTATGGGTAAATTTTGCTGTTGGGGTATGTAACTTACATAAATCAGAGTGCAATTTTTCTGAAGTGCAAAAGCAGTTACGTTGACTAGTCTTCCTCAGTGATTTCTTTGGTGCAATGAATAAGTTAATAAGAGTAATTTGTGGGGAATAAAGTTATCACCacaatgattattttttaatgtttttatatttgGAATTGTTTAACCAGTAGTTTTGGTGGAATGAGCTTCATTCTTCAGCTCCTATCTGACTGTTTCAATAAAGATTCTTCAAATTATTAGTCTTTTTTTGAATGAAGTTCCTGTAGAAGCTGTAGTAGACTTTAAGCATAAGCAACTTTCTTTCACTTTgcatagaaaataattttctcaagTCCATATTCATATGGTGACTTTTAGCCTCTGGGTTGCAGTACTGCCATCTGTCTGTATTACAGCAATCTGATCAGCACAGATAAAGCATTGAAACAAAAACCAATTACTTCAAAGTAATTATGGTTCCTACTTAagtaatgcagaagaaaagttaCTTCTGttgaaatcttttattttgaaaagcataGAACACTACTATCCATGACCAGCAGCATGCTTTTTGCAACAACTTGCTGTTcttctggcactgctgtgcttccCTAAAGCAGCTAGTGTTGAGCTCCAGGTTAGATCTTGTCAGAACAAACCAGTTCCCACAAcccttcttcattttttttgtatatgCGAGGTTTTCTATCAGGAAACAAGGAATGAGATGGAAACGgatgttcttttaaaaaggtTAATGTAGAGCGAATGTGGGAAACAAAGTGGGGTGGCTCAGCCAAAGGCGATGTGGAAAGattctgaaaaacaagatgATAGTAAGAGCTGCTTGAAATTTGGAATACAAAAACTCTCAATTACTCTCCCTTCcaatacaattatttttccacCCTTCCCTTCTGTAGGCAGAGGAGAACTTTGACAGGCCATTCCCATTCTCTGTTCTCAGCTCAAGAGTACCTGTAAAATCTGTTGGTCATCCTGATCCAACCAGAAATCCACATGTGGGAAAGGCCTCCAGAAATAAGGTCCAATGTGTAGCTGTTCAGTCTTTGCATCATAAATGTTTGTCAGCTGCAGTAACACAGAACTGTTTACAGGGAGCCTTAAGAGTTAGGCAGCACTTAGACAAataaaagagacagaaaaacaatttaAGCTGGAAAGCATTTGTACTGCTGTAATGTGAgggaaagtacagcaataatagtGGAGTGGCAcaatcctaggctgcagcaaatgagaacaagcccaaatgctgcagcagcagatacagaaacaaaggaagaaaaactacttacctttggaaggcctcgtttttgcctccactgccagcccttaaatgagggctgggaaggggtggatcctggctctgACCTTTCCAGTCACTCAGTGCATTGCATTGCAAGCACCTGACCTTCCCttggctggccctgccttccccccaGGTGCTCCgtcactgcttcaagccattacttagcatttccactacagctaccaatctgtttttcttcccctgtatTATTGATTATTCATTGCCCCTAAGCTGTCTTCCCTTCTAGCAAAAATAACTGACTTTGGAACTTTATTTCCTCTTATTTATACTCACTCTTGCTCCTGTTAAAACATGGGCTGAACGCAAATCCTCATCTGGCCCTTTTTCTGGAAAAGTTGCAGGGAAAATCTCTGCTGTTTTTACATTCACAGCTGGTAAGAAATAGAGTTTAAACTTAATTAAAATTGTTTCTCTTACCAAACATTGCTTAAAACAACCATCTCCACAACACCACTATTGTAACAGGAATTTTAGAAGCTGCCAAATACTATTCTTATTTCTCATTGCCCCATGCCCCATTTTCTTAgaacttctgctttctgctacACCTCCAAACAGCAGCACTCTACAACAGGCATTATGTAAACATTAAAGGCAGTGCATTTACTACTagactctaaaaaaaaaatccagttaaaaaaaaattctgtcttcACTCACCTATTCCATAAATGATTGGAAAATGAatatccttctcttctctgtcatttagttctgtaagaaaaaaaaggtcaaataTGTAGGgcatcatatttttttctgaacagaatTCATTCAGTTGTGGATTACCAGAGAAGAATTGAGCTAATGTTGCGTAAAAAGAcgcaaagaaaagcaaatgaacaaaatcaACACAGGAAGAAgcctaaaataaatattaaagagGTCATAAGgtcaaaattaaaatgttgagGCCTGGAATAGAACTCTCATATCAGTGGGTCCAGCTCCAGTCACTGTTTTCTGCACAAgccatttacagaaaaaaagcaaaactgctatGATGTCAAGTTTCAAAAATGCAAGTCACCAGTAACACTTAAATACAAAGATTATGTATGACCTGAATACAAtacaaagaagaggaaataattcTTTATGTGACATCACATGTTACGAATTAACTGATGGAATTTATGAACAGTCTAACAACATCAACCGTCATTAAGTTCCTTTCTCAATTGCCTCTCTAAATACTCAAAGCTATGCAAAGGCGGGAAATGTCCAGGTAACAATCACAGGTCCTCCCCAATCTCAATTGAAAGAATCTTTGCTGAGCAGGCTGTTTGACATTAACACactataaataataaaatttaaacATACAAGTCAAGTGGGATGACATGTACTGTGTATTGTTATAAGAGATTAAAAAAGGCCATGGATGGAAATCTCTCTGTACTTCGATTTCACTAGCTAaaaatttttcaaaaataaaacaaaagaacacaagGAGACATTTTCTTACCTGTTACACAGAAAGTCACTAAATGAACATCATCTGGTTGGAGATCAAATGCTCCTACAGCAACAACAATAGCAGCAATATATAAGACTGACTGGTGGCAAAGCAGGTGCTGTATATAGATGGGGGGGATTATCAGTGCTGCGTACTGCAGAATAGATGGGCAGAAAGTACCTAATACACTGTTCTTACATAATGCAACAGAGCAAAGAGTATTTTTCAGGTTTGCTTCAAACCAACTTTTAGAAAATTAAAGCCACAGCTCCTAAACATATCAGTAATTTACAGAGAGTAGCCATTTAAGATGtcaaaagcacattaaaaagtTGTGCCACTTGCTCCTTCTACTGACACTGGTTTAAAGTAGCTCTGGCATCACATCAACTCTGCTTTAGTTAATTGTACATTTAATAGCTCATATTTAAGTGTATTTTCCTAAAATGTTATATATGTAGTGAGCAAACCCAGTCTTTCATTATATGTATTTcaattctccttttccccattccacacttcaggaaaaaaaagctcactttttttccctgaagttctaatagaaatatgttttgaaTTGTAACTGGATGCATAAAAAccataaaattgaaaaaatacattaacCAAAATATTCTGTGCTGAGCTCTCATGCAATATGTAACATACATAACAGGAATTGCATCATAACATGTGAGAGGGCAAGAGGGGCACATCCCATGGGACATCTGCCAGACCAAGTTCCTCATCCCACAGCCACCTTCGTCAATACATGCCCCTGTCTCTTCCCAGCTCCAGTGCGGACAAGGCCTCTCTACATTTGGGAAGTGCTTAGCACAAGCCAGGGCACTTGAAATGTCTAAGTTGGTACTTTATGTTCCCAATTTGTTCGTAAAGCACCATAACCACTTCTCTATGCAGATTTCATGAACAGAAATAACATCTTTCATCAGACAAATGCAAGCAAATTAAGATGCACCTCATTACATTaaggtgaaaaagaaatagtaactGATCAAGACACCTGCATGTACAGATTTGGACAGGTGACAACACCTAGGCAAGATCACTCATCAGCTTGTCAGCAGCCGAACTAGGAATTAGGTCCAGCTGAACTGCACTCCCATTCTACCCCCTGCAGTGCATGTCAGGAACAAATGACAAGTTCCTGCCCCCAGCCTGGCCATGGACAAGGCTCACAAGTCCAACCCCTCCTCTTCAGTGAGTTTGCAAGAAGAGACAACACCCTCCAGAATGAATCCCCACTTGTTCCTATTAAATGACGGTGCTCAGATTACAAGCAGATTTTACCCAAATCCAGtaagaactattttttttctacacgAGAGTGGAAAAAATGTGAACTTACTAAGAAGCTGATTAGTAAGTTTTTGTGATAACTGCCTATCATCATTGAAACCTCCAACTAGGTGCACTTCCAGCCTAACAAAGATGGAATAACAGGAAACAGCAGTTAAGATGACATCCCAAAGTGAATACCTTCACAAAACAATCTCCAGCCCAAACTACAATGCAATCATTAGAGAAGCCTCACTTCTTAATGTCCATATGTGTAGCAAACTGTGGTTGGTAATTTTATTTTGACCAATTAGGGAACATTCAGGAAACAgcacaatattaaaaaaaaaagaaagaaagaaagaaagaaaaaaacctcagcaaGCATTACATACATGCAATTCTATCTAACCCCAAGGTATCTGTGATGGTCAGCACCTCAGTTCTGGACATAACTCAGTAACCACCTCTCAGTTCCCACAAAACAGTGAACTAAATGTGAGGGAGTTTACTCCCATGATCTCCAGAACTATTCTAGGCCGTACAGCAGTGTTCTTCTCCGAGAGGCGTCTATATAAAGACAGGCATTGTTTGTGAGCCTTTtgaccaaacaaaaaacaacaacaaaaacaactaaTGACAATACTGGTTTTGGGTGCAAGGTctcagaaacaataaaaaaaagtgagaggAAGCATCATCAATCACCTAGCAAGGCCAAAATTCATCTTTCAAAACTGGGCAAGGCAGATCATGAGTATTAGAGACCATGTCTTCCAAGTTCATGGAGTTTTTGTTCTTATCAAGCTACAGAGGCAAAAAATCTCCACACTAAGGAAAAACCTTGCTAGCCAAAATCTGTTtcaggattttttatttttttttcctagtatgGGTCCTTTAAAAATTCCAGACAGATTCTCAGATCCAAAAGGAATTTGCAAGACCAACATTTCTGGTGGAAAATACAGAACAACTAAAAAGAGCAATTTGGAAAGTTTAGCACATCTGAAACAAAAGTTACTGGGAAACAGTAAACACCAAACCACTCAGTGGCATTTCTACAGAGACACTATTCAGAATAGAACCATGCTTTAGATCACTGATAGAAAATACCCACAAAAACCATCATCAATAAAATAGTTATCATTTTCCACACGGCCCCCTGCTAGAGATATCTCTTGCAAGACTACCTTGTCTGAACCCCATAAAATCAGATAAAAATTCCACAACTTACAAAATGCAGTTACCCTTGTCAAAAAACAGTACATAACAATTAACAAAGCATAGCTGACCTTCCATAACCTGTGGTGTTAGAGAAAGATTTTACTGAACTCATGATGAGCGACACTTCCGCTTCTGTGTCTGATCCATCACAGTGTGTCAAGCAGGTGGCTCCGCTGCCTGAGGAAGATGTGAGAAGACAATGACACTGGTGGACATTATTCACAACCATAATTCAGATCAACACCAGTCTGCACTACTACAGTAGTGCAAGAA
Proteins encoded in this region:
- the NTAN1 gene encoding protein N-terminal asparagine amidohydrolase isoform X1 — translated: MPLLINGERIDLTRLTGGVIRAHPHLEEKAKLLRSQPTQIVEPKGLLYVQQREFAVTTPNDGSVSILGSDDATTCHLIVLRHTGSGATCLTHCDGSDTEAEVSLIMSSVKSFSNTTGYGRLEVHLVGGFNDDRQLSQKLTNQLLRAFDLQPDDVHLVTFCVTELNDREEKDIHFPIIYGIAVNVKTAEIFPATFPEKGPDEDLRSAHVLTGARLTNIYDAKTEQLHIGPYFWRPFPHVDFWLDQDDQQILQNLSTSPLAEPPHFVSHIRSTLTFLKEHPFPSHSLFPDRKPRIYKKNEEGLWELVCSDKI
- the NTAN1 gene encoding protein N-terminal asparagine amidohydrolase isoform X2, which translates into the protein MSSVKSFSNTTGYGRLEVHLVGGFNDDRQLSQKLTNQLLRAFDLQPDDVHLVTFCVTELNDREEKDIHFPIIYGIAVNVKTAEIFPATFPEKGPDEDLRSAHVLTGARLTNIYDAKTEQLHIGPYFWRPFPHVDFWLDQDDQQILQNLSTSPLAEPPHFVSHIRSTLTFLKEHPFPSHSLFPDRKPRIYKKNEEGLWELVCSDKI